GCTTGGGGCGGGCTTGGAACATCCGGCTGACCAGCTCATTATCCTGAGCCTTGTTGGCGATGATCAGGTACTTTTTGTTCAGCCGGGCCAGGATCTGCTCGGTCTGGGCCATGTCATGCATCCCGAAAGGGGTCGGCTCGGCGATCAAAATCACCAGATCAGCGGGTTTGATGGCCGCTACCGCGGCGCAGGAGTTCCCCGGCGGCCCGTCGATGACGCACAGTGTGGAGCTGTTGAGCCCCTTGGTCATGGTCTCGATCAGGTAGGTTTCCCGGGTCGAGCCGATAGTCAGATCGCCGATATGAACCCGCTGACCGGTCAGTTTTGACTTGCCGGAACGGATGCGACCGATTTCTATGTCCTGATAGCGGATGGCCTGCTCGGGACAGGCCAGTTTACAGAGCCCACAACTGTGGCAGAGGGATTCAGTCAGGTAGACGCTATTCAGAATTTTGTAGAGGGCGTGGAACCGGCAGAGCCGGGTACAGGTGCCGCAGGCGTTACAACGCTCTGCGGCAAAGACCGGAACCGCTTGCAGAACCGATCGGGTCTGTTCAATCTCCGGTTGCAGAAAGTGCTCGGCATTGGGGGCATCGACGTCAAGATCATAGAATTCGGCCCGGAAGGTTTCTGCAATGGCAACGGCAAGGGAGGTTTTGCCCGCCCCCCCCTTGCCGCTGACGACGCTAATAACCACTAAGCGCCCCCGCCACAGACCTGGTTGGCGTTCAAGGGGCTGAGCTGATTGTCAATGAACATGGCAACCGTTTCCTTGACGGTTTGTCCCTGTCCCGAATAAACCTCGATTCCGCTTTGTCTGAATCCCTGCAGCGGCCGACCGCCGATCCCGGCAACCACCAGGTTGGCAACGTGGTTCCCCTTGAGCAGCATCACCGGGGCGAAACAGCCGCCCTGGATATGACCGCCGTTTTTCAGTGAGGTCACCTGCTGGATCTGGTTGTCCTTGATGTCGACCAGCACATAATAATTGCATTTGCCGAAATGGCCGGAGCGCTGGGCTTCGAGGCCGTCACCGGAATCCGCCGGAACGGCCAGGCGGATGGCGCCGTTTTCCGGGGGCGCAACAGTTTCGGCCTGACCGCCGGCGGACTGTTGCGCATCATCATCGACGGAGAGTGCATCAAGCACCTGCTCAACGGTGCCGGAGGTGTTTTCATGATAAGTGATACCGGCTTTTTTCAGGACTTCGGCCGCTTTCGGGCCGACCGTGCCGGTGTAGAGAATATCGACCTTGTATTCAGCCATCAGCTGGGCAGCGCTGGTGCCCGCCCCGTTGGCTGCATTGAGACCCTCGGTGTTTTCATGGGCGTAAACTTCGCCACTGAGGCTGTTGGCGATCATGAACCAGGCAGCGCGCCCGAAGCGGGGATCGATTTCCGACTGCAGGGTCCGGCCTTTTGCCGTAATTGCAATAATCATAGTTTGTCTTGCTCCTTGTTGGTTTGCAGCCCGTCGTCCTTTGCCTGTGGCAGAAAAAGCAAACGCACTTCTGGACACATGGGGAAACTTTCGGACTTTGTTGATGTTATTGCGGTCAATCGACCAGTCTGAACCGTCCGGGATTTTGCGGTTGACCTGCGGCTGGTGTGCTGAATCCTGGACGCGCACCTTTGCCCAAGCCTAAACCGGCGGTATTGAGCCTCCGCCCTTGGCCTTTTCCCTGGCCCCAGCCGGTTCCGCAGGTGTAACCCTGGTGCTGGATGTTACGACCGTTTGCGCAGCGTTGTCCCATTCTGGTGCCAAGACCCAAGGGACCAGTTCCATCTTTTCTCGGCATGATCTGTCTCCTTTCATGGGTTGAGAGTTTGTTAGTTGAGAGAGCTTGATTGGTTGATCTTTGTGCATATGCACAAAAAGAGACTAGTCCTGTTGAGAAAAGTTGTCAATGGGGAAATGTGTATATGCTCAAAAAAAAGAAGGGCGGCTGTCGGGTCGGGACCTGACGGTTTCTGGCGTTGATTAACGGTCAGGTTTGGTTTGGCAGCAATGTCCAAATCCCCCTTAATCCCCCTTTGCTAAAGGGGGAACGTCAGTAGGCATGTCCCCTTTATTGACGGGAGTGAATAAGATGAGGGCAACCACTCCCCCCTTTGAAAAGGGGGGCCGGGGGGGGATTTATACGGGTTCTTCTGTTGGTCAACGTAGGGTCTCGGTCTAACGATAAAACCTCAAAATCAAAGTCGCGGGGTTGCGGCCCCGCTCGCCGCCGCCCTTTTTGTCGAGGCCAACAAAAAGGGCGCAAAAAACGGCCCTTTGATTGCTCGGGAGGTTCGTTTGTTCCGGGAAAGATGTCGTTGCTCGCTGGCGGCTGCTAATCTGGCAGGGTTGGTCGTCGTTATATTTATGCACGGATCAAGTCTGCTGCTGGTCGCAGCGTCGTCGAATGCGCTTTGACGAGAAGCTTTGCTTCTCATACTGGAGGAGTCAGGGGCTGCAGAATTGGGAGGGCAGATGGATTTATGGAATTTGCTTTCGTAATCGTCGAAAATCCGCTATTGCTCCTTCCCCCTCTGATGGGGGAAGGCCGGGATGGGGGTGGATGAAGCTCTCAGCTTCATCCAATTGAGACGCCTGTCCCTCCGCAAGGGGAGGTGCAAAAGCTATTTAACCAATACTGCCGAGGCTGGCCAGGGCGACCACTCCGTTGATTGCAACGGGGGCGTCGCTCAGACACATCAATTCATTGCTGCCTTGCCGGGAAAAACCGTGATCCCGAAGGATCAGGTCGATCTCGGCAGAATTGAGGATATCCGCAAGCAGGGTTCGGCCGGCGGGAGTTTTGGCTTGGGCCTGCTGGAGCAGGTTACGGTAATCGGTTGGGGATTTGGCGGCGCTCAGCCAGGGGCCAAGCTGCCAGAAAGCGGGGCTGGTTTGCAGCAGCGCCCGGTCATTGCCGGAGCAGAGGGGCAGACCATCAAACTCCAATTGTGACAACAGCGGTGCCCGTGATTCTCCCCAGCAGCGCGTATCAAGATCGATGAGCATGCCCAGTTCTGCGGCGTCGGTTGCCTCCCGGGTTCCCAGGCCATGCCCTGTCCAGCGCGTGATGACATCAAGCGCTTGAAATCCCCGACGGCGGTATAGAGGCGCGCCCTGGGTGGAAGCGGTCAGCCAGATACGGTCCGGCTGCATTCGCCGCAGGAAGCTGATGGCGTGCTCCAGTAATGCCGAGCCATAGCCCAGCCCGCGTTTTGCCGGAGCGACCAGCAGATTACCGATCCAGCCACTCCTTTTATAAGCCACGGCAGAGACAAAACCGCAAATGTCGCCATGTTGCTTGAGGGTGAAGAAAAAAGGGCGCCAGTGGTTCAGAAACAGGCGTTGCTCCTGAAATGACAGCGTCCAGCCTTCGGCTGCCGCCAACGTCTTGAAGACGGTCCAGTCTGGTGGCTCAAGGGGGGTGATCAGCATGATGAACCCTTTCTTTTATGCTGCCCGACACAGGGCCTGCAGCTCCCGGTCATTTAATGCGCGCTTTTTGCGCCCAGCCAGATGGCGCACCCGCACCAGCAGATGATCGATGTCAATACCGCTTGCATCAATGTCGAGGTCGGCCAGGCGTTGCTTCAGACCATGGGTTCCTGAATGTTTACCCAGCACCAGATGGCGATGCAGACCGACCTCGGCCGGGTCGAAGCCTTCATAGTTTTGCGGATTCTTGAAGACCCCGTCAGCATGCAGACCTGATTCATGGGAGAAGACCCGGGCGCCCACCACCGCTTTCCAGGGTGGCACGGGGCGTTTGCTGGCCCGGGCAACAAACTGTGACAGCTCCACAAAGCGTTCAGTTGCAATGGCCGGGTCGATGCCGGTTGCGTATTTCAGTGCCATGACCACTTCTTCAAGGGCGGCATTGCCGGCCCGTTCTCCCAAGCCGTTGACCGTGGTGTTGACATAACGGGCGCCGGCGCGGATACCGGCGATGCTGTTGGCGGTGGCCATGCCCAGATCATTGTGGGTATGGACCTCGATCTCCAGGCTGCTGGCCTGGCGCAGGGCGAGCACTTTTTCAAAGGTGGTGAACGGGTCCAGGATGCCGAGGGTATCGCAGAAGCGGAAACGATCCGCTCCCTCACGCTCTGCAATCTGCAGTAGCTCAAGCAGAAAACCCATATCCGCCCGACTGGAATCCTCCCCGCCAACCGAAACATACAGGCCATGCTGTTTGGCAAAGCCGAGCGCTGTTTTTAACTGCTCTTTCACCCAATCCCGGCTCTTCTTTAATTTATGGGTCATGTGGATATCCGAAACCGACAAGGAGATATCCACCGCGGTCATGCCACAGTCCAGAGACGCCTGGATGTCGCTGAGCAGCGCTCTGTTCCAGCTGATCAGGCGTGCCTTTAGGCCGAGATCGACCAGCGTCTTCAAGGTCTCTTGCTCCTCCTTGCCCATGGCCGGGATTCCGCATTCCAGTTCCCCCACCCCAATGTCATCAAGCATGCGTGCGATGGTGATCTTCTCTCTGCGACTAAAAACAACACCCGCGGTCTGCTCACCATCCCGCAAAGTTGTATCGTCAATGACGATGGGACTCTGTTCTGTATGTTCCATTGTTCCAACTCCATGATCCGCCAATCGGAAGGTTTAGCGCCTATTGAAAAAGAAGGGTCTTGTTGAGGAACTAGCAAATAGCATGCCTGCGATAGCCGATATAAATTAAAGTATTTTTCATGATTAATCTGCTTGTTTTGCTCAAGAAAGAGGCAGTTGGGGCAGAGATCACTTAAAAAATATACAAGAGAATATCTATCTTTAAATAATAGGATACACCGGTTTGTTACCGTGTTATTAAGAAAAAAGAACGCTCATTCTTTCTCTTTTTGGTGGTGAATTTTTATCTAGCTGGAATGACTTAATTTTTTACTTAAATATTATATTTGTATATATTGAAGTATTCTTGATCTGTCAGCTAGGAATGCCTGACAAATTAGGTAAGGTATTGAAAACAGAAAGAAATTTTGATTTTTAGGGTTTGATTTTCAGCTGCGAAGTTTGTATGATTCCTGTATCGTTCATGTTGATTAGGATTTGCTGAGTATATTGCTGGAAAATAGCAATTTGTGGCTCGTCAAACGAAACATCTGCCACGTTTCGTCGGTACCTGGGGGATAGGGATTTCTTCCTTATAAAACAGCGTACTAAAATCGTCTCTTCACAAAAGTCTTAACAGGAGGTAGTGGAGTATGAAGAGTTTAATGAGGTTGTTGATGTTGGCTATGCTGGTTGCGCTGCTCGGTTTCGGGCTGACCGGCTGCGGCGACGACGGTAGTGATGGTAGTGATGGCTCTAATGGTAAGAGTGCGTATGAAATTGCTGTTGAAAATGGTTTTACCGGAACCGAGCAGGAGTGGCTGGATTCGTTGAATGCCGCTGCTGAAGAGGTCGAGCCCGAGTCCTGTGCGGTCTGCCACCCCACCGCAGGGACCGATCACCAGGCTAACTACAATGACGCCATGGATACCACTTTAAATCTCACCTTTGGTGCGATTACGGCCACTCCCGTTGGGGACGGAACCTTCACCACGACCGTTCCTTTCACCATCACCAAGGGCGGCGTAGCTGTCGATTCACCTGTCTCTGGTGGAAAAATTGCTGCTTTTGTGCAACAGCGCTTTGGCTATGCTGTTTATGACGCGACAACCGGCACTTTCCCGACCGCAGCTTACTTCAGCACCAGCGGTTTGACCAATGATGGCGGTGGCGCTTACCATCTGACCGACACTCTGGATATCGACATCACCGCAACCACAACGGAAGTTTACAGCTATATTACCCAAGACCCGATCCTTAATGCTGGCTCTTATGACGGCGAAGACGGCCATATCCAGCTGTATCGCGAAGTGTTCAATGCTGGTCAAAAACCAGGTACTCCGTTCACTTACACCTCCGCTGCAGATGTTGCTGCCTGTGAAAAATGTCACGGGACTCCCTACCTGAAGCATGGTTACCGGGGTGCTGATGCAACCAACCTGGATACTTTCGGTGCATGTAAAGTTTGTCACTATGACACCAGAACCGGTAGTGACGGGGCTGAATTCTTTGGTGATTCAACCTATGCATATACCGCTGATGTCATGACTGATGTTCACGCGTCTCACCTGAATCTTTTCCCCTATCCGCAGGAAATGTCCAACTGTGTGACTTGTCACACTGGCACCTTGCTGACGGATGCAACCCTGATTGATGCCAACTTCACCAAGGCTGTTTGCGAAAGCTGCCATGCTGATGTTGATCCAGCAACCAACACTGTCGTGGCTAAGCCTCTTTCGACTGTTGTGCCCCATGCTATTCCGACCGACGAGTGTAACACTTGTCACAAAACCGGCGGGATCGGCGCAACCTTCGCAACGGTTCACCCTGCTTTTGATTCCGTCAAATATGACTCGGTTGCCAGTGCTGAAGCCGGTACGCTGCGTTATAGCTACTTTATTGATGGCGTAACTTATGATGCCACCGCATCGAGCCTGACCATCACTTGGGGTGCCAAGGATGCAGCAGACGCTGCTGTTAACGTCCTGAACCTTGATGCAACGGCTGGCCCGGTGTTCCTGGGACTTCCTGCTGAGCGCGACAATGAATCCGAAGGTATCCGGATCCTGGTCGGTTACTATGGCTGGGGAACTCATAACGTTGCGGCCTACGATCAGTATCGTAAAGATGACGTGATTGCTAATACCACCTATAATTCGACTACAGGTATTGCAACAACGACTTTCCCATTGACCGACAAAATTGACACTTACGATGCAAGCAAACTGGAAGTCGGTATCATTGGTGTGCCTGAAGTCAATGGAACCATGGTCGCTGTTAAATCAGTGACTAAAGGCATCGTGCTTGCTGACGGATCCCTCGTCGATCGTAGCGGTATCGTTGCCGATGCTAAGTGTAACGCTTGCCATGACAACATCGTGATTCACACCAACTCATCACATGGCCACACTGCGGTCGGTAACGTCAATGCCTGCTTGTTCTGCCACAACACCTCGAGTGCCGCTCATGTAACGAATCAGTCCAGAGCGATCGATTCTTACCTGCATGACCTGCATACCTTCGTGGAAGAGCCGGAATTCGTTTATCCGATGTTTACCCTGCAGAACTGTGAGTCCTGCCACGTCGGTGCTACCGATGCTTATAACGCACCTTACAATGTGCCGGACCAACTGGCAGCTTCCGGTGCTCTGATTGATGCACCTGATGAGCCGGTGACGGTTGGCCCGGGTTCCAAGTCCTGCGGTTCCTGCCACAGAGCAAATGCTCTTAAGGATGGCGACCTCAGTGGTGTTGCTGAGATTAACTCACATACGAAGGTCTTCGGTTATCGGGTTCCGCAATCCGTGATGTCCTTCGTTGACGTTATGAACGCTATCTTTGCCAAATTGGCTGAATAAGTAGTTGTTCGCACTGAGGTGAGCCGCAATGGCTCACCTCAGTGATTTTTGTTTTAATGTAGCGGGCTTCGGCCCGCTTTTTTTGTGCCCGAATTCAGGCTGGGTTTCTCTGTTTCAGTTGTTGCTAGCTGGGGCAGAAGTAATCATGCCCGCAAGCTCATGTTTGATTATTCCGATATTGCTTTCATGGTTGGTATTTAAATAAACAATTTCAACACACAGCCCTGAGTTACGGTTTCCTGGAAGTCGTGTTCTAGCGGCCGAGCTCGGAATGTATGCGGCAATGCCTGCCTCATCGGATAGATCTGATCACCTTCGCTGGTGAAAGGGTCATAATCATCCCAAGCCCTCCTCTAAAGAAGCAACTCCCTGCTGGACTAGTTGTTTTGCCATAAGGGCCGGTGGCTGTCTATCCAACGTACTTATTCGGTATCATCATATGACAGGAGCTCTTAGGTCAGAGGGAAGAAGGGGGAAGCTTTAAGCAGGAGGGCAGAAGGAGTCAGCGTTTCGATCCAAATGATGAAAGACTCGATAGTTGCCTTGGTTTTTTGCCGATGGGCTAGGAGGGGCGAACCCTTATGGGCGGGGCGTGCTGCGGGTTCTGATAACTATGGTTTAAGCAACAAAAAAAGACTCCTCTGTTTTCAGAAGGAGTCTTTTTTTGTTGCTAGCTTAAGACAGTTGTTAACTGATATTTTTGATCTGGTAATTTAATACCATTGTTCACTTTCGTGATTGTAGGTTGAATTAACGGTGTCGGTAACCATGTGGCAAACGCCAGTGCAGGTGACGTTGCTGCCATCCCATACGGCCTGGATGTTATCAGTGGCATCAGGACGAAGGAAGTTGATATCTGCAGGACTCTCCGTGTCGAAATGGTTATCGGTTCCTATCCCTGCACCATTATGACAGCGGCTGCAGGTTTGTTCTGGGGTGGCACTGATAGTAATGGTATGGCCGATGCGGTTATGTTGCCCCTGCCGGTTCGGCCGGCTATTTCCTGCAACCCCGGCACCATTCGGTGGCAAACTGTGACAGGAAACGCAACCGGTATTGTTGGCGACCGGGTCGGCATTATGGCAGGCCAAGCAGGCCGGTGCGCCGGTGTCGGTATTGCCTTCGAAGTTGTCTCCATGGCACAAGGCGCAGGCTTCCAGATTGCCGCTGTCGGCATGGGTAACCGTTGCGCCATACCAGTGGGCATTATCTCTGGTCCCGACCGAAGGATGTGCGGTGTAATCGTTATGGCACCCTTCGCAGCCGGTGTCGCTGATTCTGGTAATGCCAATGTTGAAACGGGGGCTGCTGCCGGTTGGGGTCAGTTCACCATGGCAGTTCTGGCAAACGGTAAGATCTGCTTTTGCATCCGGGCCATGACTGGTAAAGGCCAGATAGCTTCCATCAAGGGCGTGTGGGGCTGTGCCGGGTCCGTCTGCGTGGCAGCTGACACCGCCATAACTGGCGGAGAAACAGCTGGGGGCTGCAGTTGTGCCGAGGAGGTCCTGGCCGTGACAGCCTTTGCATGAAGCGGCTGTATTTGCTGATGCATAGGCTCTGTGATCACTGACAGCATTCGTCCAGTCGGCAGGATGGACCCCGAACGGAATTGCGCTATTATAAGTGTGGCAGCTATAGCAGCTTACGGCGTCACCGCTACCGGTCAGGTTTGCGCCATGACAGCCGGTACAGTCACTGTAACTGGCGAGAGTTGTGATCTCATCCGCATGGGTTGCAATCCAGCCGAGCGGGTGGGCCTGATTGTCGGGCGGCGCACTGGAGTTGCTGCTGGAACAGGCGGTTATGGAAAATGTCGCTATTATCAGAAGAATGAGTAAGGCAAACCGGTTCTTCATCTTTTCCTCCTTATTTTCAAGCAATGCTTATCCGTGGCAGGGAGCGCAGGTTTTTGCCGATTTCGGTTTGCCGTGACAGCGGAAACATGACGTCGGATCGATGCGGCCATCAATGCGGTGGCGGGTCAGGTAGTCACCGCGGTGAGGCATCTGCCGGTAGCTTTCCGACTGATTTCGCTCCGAGGGTTTCAGCTCCAGTTTGGTGGCGTGGCAGCTGTTGCAGTAGCTGGTCTGGTGGCACATGGCGCAGACGGCTGCGTTCTGGTTCGCCTGGTACTTATGGGTGGTCATCCAGGTCGGGGTGTGGTTGAAATCGCCGAAGGCGAGTTTTTCGCCGCGGGCGTCATGGCAGTTGGTGCAAGTTGTGGTTTTGTCGCCAAGGTCTGCAGCAGACATATGCTGCAACGGAAGCTCTTTGCCGCTGTCCAGTGCCGCACAGGCGGCGAGACCCAGCAGAAGGAAAACCAACCCGATTGTCAGCCAGATATTTTTACGCATATTCATAACTCCTGTTGGTGATCAGGCAATTTTAAAGATCTTTGCCGAAACGGTAGCTGAGGGTCACCATGGCTTGCAGATCCTCATCATAATAGGGGTCTTTGCTGTAATCGCCGGAGACTTTCACATCAAGTGCATCATCCAGAAATTTTTGCCCCACGCCGACCGACACGAAGAACGAGCTGTCTTCACCGTAGATCGCCTGGTCGTAATCGACATACATCAATTCGCTGCTGACATATCCAACCGGGAGTATGGCTGGCAGCTGGGTCCAGTAACCGTAAACCCTAACCAGCAGATACTTGTTCTGGGAGGCGTCACCGTCCATCAGGCCGGCTTCTCCACCCAGCTGAGTGCCGTTTTCACCGGACCAGATCACTTTGCCTGAATAGTAACGGGAGCTGTCGGAAAGGACTTTGTAGTCATAATTTTTAATATTGGCGACCAGAGTCCAGTTGTCTCCGATCGGCAGGGTTGCTTCGGTTCCGACCACGGTCAACTCTTCACCGCTGTTGGCAAGAAAAGCAAACGGGTTGACGCTGGTATTGTCGGTGCCGAAGTAGTCTTCATAGCGAAACTTCTGAAAGTAGGGACGAATTCTAACCGGGCCGGCAGAAAAACGCAGCTCGTAAGAATGTTCCGCCCATTCGTCGGTATCGAGGTTGAGTGAAGAGAAACCATGCAGATTGATCCCCAGCGGAAGGTAGGCAGAGAGGTCCATGCCCGCTTTTTCGTCACTGTCGCTGTCGTTGCTGATCTTTTGATAGGACAGGCCCAGGTCATACCACCCGACCATATGGTTGGCGATACGCGCACCGAAGATGCTGTCGCCATCGCGGCCGTTTTCACTGGAATAATCCACGGGCAAGCCAGCATAGACCGAGCCGGAGAAATATTTGCCGAGATCGGAACTGAGCCGCAGACCGTCGATGGCGGTGTCCGCGACTCCTTCAAAAAGATACTGGCGACCCAGGCGGGCATTGAAGGCGGCCTGCTCACCGGTGTATTCGATATAGCTGTAAAGCAGCTCACCGGCACTGCTGTCATCGTAATAATCATTGTCCGCCATGTCCAGGCGGCCCCAGCCGTACAGGTGGAAGGACAGTCCCGGTTCGTCCGGGGTGCCGATATCCAGCTGGATATACTCGTAAATCGGCAGGACCGCGGCGGAATCCTTGGTCGTGGTGTCCCGCTCGAGCATGCGTAATATGGTATCCGACTGGAAATTCAGTTGTGCTGCCGACACCGTCCATGGCAGGCAGAATACGGACAGAATGGCAAAGCAGAAGATAGACTTGTAGACATCTCTTAATTTCATGCGACCCCCTGAACAAAGGAATGCAAGGCTGTTTTGGTTCCAAAAACGTGGCAGTTTAATAAAACTAGATTAGCAGAATCGCATTTTAAGTCTAGTTATTTTATGGCTGTTTGCGGATAGATATCGGTCTGCTGGGGAATTGTTGCGAAACATCAATAAGTAACAAATTGGCCGGTATTTTTATGCTAAATATTTAAGATGAATGAGCGTTTTTTCTACTGTGTGTGATGCTGTTTTGCTGTCTTGAATAGGGAGGCCTCTGCAAAACAAATGGGCAGCCCGCCTAAGG
This genomic window from Pelobacter seleniigenes DSM 18267 contains:
- a CDS encoding 4Fe-4S binding protein; translated protein: MVISVVSGKGGAGKTSLAVAIAETFRAEFYDLDVDAPNAEHFLQPEIEQTRSVLQAVPVFAAERCNACGTCTRLCRFHALYKILNSVYLTESLCHSCGLCKLACPEQAIRYQDIEIGRIRSGKSKLTGQRVHIGDLTIGSTRETYLIETMTKGLNSSTLCVIDGPPGNSCAAVAAIKPADLVILIAEPTPFGMHDMAQTEQILARLNKKYLIIANKAQDNELVSRMFQARPKQPALIVDLDERYHRANLAGAILSREFPALRQQLAVTISPELNSL
- a CDS encoding NifB/NifX family molybdenum-iron cluster-binding protein, coding for MIIAITAKGRTLQSEIDPRFGRAAWFMIANSLSGEVYAHENTEGLNAANGAGTSAAQLMAEYKVDILYTGTVGPKAAEVLKKAGITYHENTSGTVEQVLDALSVDDDAQQSAGGQAETVAPPENGAIRLAVPADSGDGLEAQRSGHFGKCNYYVLVDIKDNQIQQVTSLKNGGHIQGGCFAPVMLLKGNHVANLVVAGIGGRPLQGFRQSGIEVYSGQGQTVKETVAMFIDNQLSPLNANQVCGGGA
- a CDS encoding DUF5320 domain-containing protein, with protein sequence MPRKDGTGPLGLGTRMGQRCANGRNIQHQGYTCGTGWGQGKGQGRRLNTAGLGLGKGARPGFSTPAAGQPQNPGRFRLVD
- a CDS encoding GNAT family N-acetyltransferase, giving the protein MLITPLEPPDWTVFKTLAAAEGWTLSFQEQRLFLNHWRPFFFTLKQHGDICGFVSAVAYKRSGWIGNLLVAPAKRGLGYGSALLEHAISFLRRMQPDRIWLTASTQGAPLYRRRGFQALDVITRWTGHGLGTREATDAAELGMLIDLDTRCWGESRAPLLSQLEFDGLPLCSGNDRALLQTSPAFWQLGPWLSAAKSPTDYRNLLQQAQAKTPAGRTLLADILNSAEIDLILRDHGFSRQGSNELMCLSDAPVAINGVVALASLGSIG
- the nifV gene encoding homocitrate synthase, giving the protein MEHTEQSPIVIDDTTLRDGEQTAGVVFSRREKITIARMLDDIGVGELECGIPAMGKEEQETLKTLVDLGLKARLISWNRALLSDIQASLDCGMTAVDISLSVSDIHMTHKLKKSRDWVKEQLKTALGFAKQHGLYVSVGGEDSSRADMGFLLELLQIAEREGADRFRFCDTLGILDPFTTFEKVLALRQASSLEIEVHTHNDLGMATANSIAGIRAGARYVNTTVNGLGERAGNAALEEVVMALKYATGIDPAIATERFVELSQFVARASKRPVPPWKAVVGARVFSHESGLHADGVFKNPQNYEGFDPAEVGLHRHLVLGKHSGTHGLKQRLADLDIDASGIDIDHLLVRVRHLAGRKKRALNDRELQALCRAA
- a CDS encoding multiheme c-type cytochrome, with protein sequence MKSLMRLLMLAMLVALLGFGLTGCGDDGSDGSDGSNGKSAYEIAVENGFTGTEQEWLDSLNAAAEEVEPESCAVCHPTAGTDHQANYNDAMDTTLNLTFGAITATPVGDGTFTTTVPFTITKGGVAVDSPVSGGKIAAFVQQRFGYAVYDATTGTFPTAAYFSTSGLTNDGGGAYHLTDTLDIDITATTTEVYSYITQDPILNAGSYDGEDGHIQLYREVFNAGQKPGTPFTYTSAADVAACEKCHGTPYLKHGYRGADATNLDTFGACKVCHYDTRTGSDGAEFFGDSTYAYTADVMTDVHASHLNLFPYPQEMSNCVTCHTGTLLTDATLIDANFTKAVCESCHADVDPATNTVVAKPLSTVVPHAIPTDECNTCHKTGGIGATFATVHPAFDSVKYDSVASAEAGTLRYSYFIDGVTYDATASSLTITWGAKDAADAAVNVLNLDATAGPVFLGLPAERDNESEGIRILVGYYGWGTHNVAAYDQYRKDDVIANTTYNSTTGIATTTFPLTDKIDTYDASKLEVGIIGVPEVNGTMVAVKSVTKGIVLADGSLVDRSGIVADAKCNACHDNIVIHTNSSHGHTAVGNVNACLFCHNTSSAAHVTNQSRAIDSYLHDLHTFVEEPEFVYPMFTLQNCESCHVGATDAYNAPYNVPDQLAASGALIDAPDEPVTVGPGSKSCGSCHRANALKDGDLSGVAEINSHTKVFGYRVPQSVMSFVDVMNAIFAKLAE